The genomic window GCTGGACCTGGAGTATTTCCAGACGGATCTGGAGGACCACGTCGGAACCATCCGCCTCGACCGCCCGCCGGCCAACGCCCACAACATCGACGTGTTGCTGGAGCTACAGCGCGCCGTCGAGACGGTTCGGTTCGACGAGAGCGTGCGCGCCGCGCTGTTCGGCAGCGCCAACGAGAAGTTCTTCTCGACGGGCTTCGACATCAAGGCCCTCCAGAACGAGTCCGGGAAACAGGTCGGCTACGCGAGCCAGACGAGCAAGGAGATCATCATGAAGATGCGGACGACCGACACCATCTTCATCGCGATGGTGAACGGGCACTGCATGGGCGGGGGGCTCGAACTCGCGCTCGCCTGTGACTTCCGCTACGCCGGCAACGACGACGACTACAACGTCGGCATGCCCGAGATCCACCTCGGCCTGATCGCCGGCGAGGCCGGGACGCAGCTGCTCCCGCGCTACATCGACCGGTCGACCGCACTCAAGATGATGATCACCGGCGAGACGATCACGCCCGAGGAGGCCGAGGAGCGGGGCATCTTCGACGAGGTCCATCCGCCGGACGAGGTCGAGGACGCGGCCCGCGACTTCGCCGAGCAGATCGCCCACAAGTCCCACATGGCCGTGGGTCACAACAAGCTGGCCGTCAACGAGGGCCTGGAGATGCCGCTGTGGGACGCGCTCTCCCACGAGCGCGAACTGCAGAACCGCCTGCTCGGCTCCGACGTGGCCAAGGAGGGCGTCGACGCGTTCCTCGGCGATCACGACCCCGACTTCCTCGGCGTCGAACTCGGCGACAAGGAGCCGGGCGCGCCCGACGAGGAGTAGCCTTACAGCCCGAGCGCCTCGCTCGCGGCCGTCGTCTTCTGTATCTCCGTCGTTCCGCCGATGATGCTCAGTATCTTCGCGTCCCGGTAGTAGCGCTCCAGCGGCAGGTCCGTGCGGTACCCCTTCCCGCCGTGGACCTGCATCGCGTTGCGCGTGACGAACTCGGCGGCGTCGCTGGCGACGTACTTGGCCTTGCTCGACTTGCGCGTGCTCCCATCGCCGTCCGCGATGGCCTTCGCGGAGTCGTACACGAGGTGGCGGGCGCTGTCGAGGCGCGCGTCCATGTCCGCGACGAGCACCTGTACGGCCTGGTACTCGCCGACGGCCTGTCCGCCCTGCTCGCGGTCGCCGGCGTAGTCGACCGCCTCGTCGAACGCCGCCCGGGCGATGCCGACCCCGATCGCGCCGAGGCCGGTGCGAGCCATGTCGATGGTGCCCATCGCGATCCGGAACCCCTGGCCGACCTCGCCCAGGAGCGCGTCGTCCCCGACACGCACCCCGTCGAGCGTCGAGTCGCCGGTGACGTGGCCGCGCATCCCCATGTACTCCTTGCGGTCGAAGCTGAAGCCCTCGGCGTCGTCGGTCCCGGGCGCGAGGAAGACGCTGACGCCGTGGCCCCCCTCGGGCGCGGGGCGCTTGCGGGCGACGACGAGGTGGAGGTCCGCGACGCCGGCGTTCGTCCCGAACGACTTCTCCCCGGAGAGGAGGTAGCCGTCGTCATCGGCCTCTGCGACCGTCGCCAGCTCCGTCGGGGAGCTGCCCGCGTCCGGCTCCGTCAGGAGCATCGCACCGACCGTCTCGCCGCGCGCCATCGGTTCGAGGTAGCGCTCCTTCTGGGCCTCGGTGCCGTACGTGGCGACCGGGAGCGCCGCGAACGTCTGCCCCTGGATCGTCTCGGCGACCGCACCCGAGGCCTGCGCGATCCGTTCCACGGCGAGGCAGTACGAGAGGAAATCCGACCCCTCGCCGCCGTACGCCTCGGGCAGGAGGATCCCGAGGAGGCCGCGCTCGCCGGCTTCCTCGACCACCTCCCGGGGGAACTCGTCGGTGCGTTCGATGCGCTCGGCTTCGGGTTCGACGACCTCCTCGGCGAACGCCGCGGCCCGGTCGCGGACCTCGCGGTGTTCGTCGCTGAGGGCGCTTTCGATGAGACTCATGCAGGCGTACACGCGTGGGGCGCTCCCATAAAAGTTCGCGGCGGAAAACGGTGGAACCGACGCACTCGCCGTCCCGCGTCGCTACTCCAGGTTGATGTTGACGTTTTTCGTCTGGGTGTACTCGTGGAGCGCCTCGGTGCCCTGCTCGCGGCCGAGGCCGCTCTCCTTGAAGCCGCCGAAGGGCGTCTGGGGCTGGGTCACCGGGTACTCGTTGACCGTCACCATGCCGTAGTCGAGGCGGTCGGCGACGGTGTGGGCGGTGGTCAGGTCCGAGGTCCAGATCCCCGCCATCAGCCCGTACGGCGAGTCGTTCGCGATCTCAATGGCCTCCTCCTGGTCCTCGAAGCTGATCACCGACAGCACCGGCCCGAAGATCTCCTCGCGGGCGATGGTCATGTCGTTGGTCACGTCGGTGAAGACGGTCGGCTCGACGAAGTAGCCCTCGTCCTTGTCGTCGGGGACGCCGCCGCCGCAGGCGACTGTCGCGCCCTCCTCCTTGCCGGTCTCGATGTAGTCGAGCACCTCCTGCTGCTGGCTCTCGCTGACGGTCGGTCCCATCCGGCCGTCGTCGTCGATGCCGCTGCCGAGCGGCGTCGACTCGGCCTGCTCGACGACGCGTTCGACGACCTCGTCGTGGACCGACTCGTGGACGACGAGCCGGGAGCCGGCCCAGCACATCTGGCCGGCGTTCATGAAGATGCCGTAGTGACAGCCCATCGCGGCGTCGTCGAGGTCCGCGTCCGGGAACACGACGTTCGGGCCCTTCCCGCCGAGTTCGAGCGTGACGCCGGTGACGTTCTGCGACGCGCGCTCCATCACGCCCTTGCCGACGCCGGTGCTGCCGGTGAAGGCGACGTGTTCCACGTCGGGATGCTGGGCGAGGTGGTTCCCCGCGACGCTCCCGCGGCCGGGGACGACGTTGAGCACGCCGTCGGGGAAGCCGGCCTCCTCGGCGGCGACAGCGTAGTACAGCGCCGACAGCGGCGTCGTGCTGGACGGCTTCAGGACGGCGCTGTTCCCGCAGGCCAGCGCCGGCGCGAGGCTCCGGCCGGCGAGCTGGAACGGGTAGTTCCACGGGATGATGTGCCCCGTGACGCCGACCGGCTCGCGGACGGTGTAGTTCAGGCGGTCGCCGGGGACGGGGACCTGGTCGCCCTGGACCTTGTCGGTCCAGCCGGCGTAGTAGCGGAACGTGTCGATCACCATGTCCACGTCGATGGACGCCTCGAACGGCGTCTTTCCGTTGTCGTACGATTCGACCTCGATGATCTCGTCCTTTCGCTCCTCGATGGCGTCGGCGAAGGCGTGGAGGTGCTGGCCACGCTCCCGCGGGTCGAGCGACCGCCACTCGCTACCGCGCGCGACGGCGTCCTCGGCCGCGGCAACCGCACTGTCCACGTCGGCCTCGGCGGCCTCCGCGACTTCGGCGTACGGCTCCTCGGTCGCCGGGTCCTCGGTGACGAACGTCTCCCCGCTGTCGGCGGTGGTCCACTCGCCGCCAATATACAGCTCTGTGGGGCCGGTGTAGCTCATGCGGGCGAATGCTCGTGCGCGGAGGACAAAAGTGTAGGGGGCATCGGCTCGTCCCGGCGGCCCGACCACCTGTACACTTTTGGTTCAGGCATGGGTAGACGGACCCATGCGAGACGCGTATGTAGTCGGGGCGGGGCAGTCGGCGTTCGGCTCGTTCCCCGAGGAGACGTACCTCACGCTGTTCGACGACGCGTTCGACGCGGCGATCGACAGCGTCGACGGCGACCTCCCGCCCGACTCGATAGACGAAGCGTACCTCGGCACGCTGGGCGTCGGCGGCCGGCAGATCGGGCTCTCCGGGCCGGCGGTGACCGAACACCTCGGTCTCCACGGCGTCCCGACGACCCGGGTCGAGAACGCCTGCGCCGCGAGCGGCTACGCGTTCCGGCAGGCCGTCACCGCGGTCAGGTCCGGCATGGTCGACGTGGCGCTCGCCGGCGGCTAC from Halostella salina includes these protein-coding regions:
- a CDS encoding enoyl-CoA hydratase/isomerase family protein, producing MQSFSELDLEYFQTDLEDHVGTIRLDRPPANAHNIDVLLELQRAVETVRFDESVRAALFGSANEKFFSTGFDIKALQNESGKQVGYASQTSKEIIMKMRTTDTIFIAMVNGHCMGGGLELALACDFRYAGNDDDYNVGMPEIHLGLIAGEAGTQLLPRYIDRSTALKMMITGETITPEEAEERGIFDEVHPPDEVEDAARDFAEQIAHKSHMAVGHNKLAVNEGLEMPLWDALSHERELQNRLLGSDVAKEGVDAFLGDHDPDFLGVELGDKEPGAPDEE
- a CDS encoding aldehyde dehydrogenase family protein encodes the protein MSYTGPTELYIGGEWTTADSGETFVTEDPATEEPYAEVAEAAEADVDSAVAAAEDAVARGSEWRSLDPRERGQHLHAFADAIEERKDEIIEVESYDNGKTPFEASIDVDMVIDTFRYYAGWTDKVQGDQVPVPGDRLNYTVREPVGVTGHIIPWNYPFQLAGRSLAPALACGNSAVLKPSSTTPLSALYYAVAAEEAGFPDGVLNVVPGRGSVAGNHLAQHPDVEHVAFTGSTGVGKGVMERASQNVTGVTLELGGKGPNVVFPDADLDDAAMGCHYGIFMNAGQMCWAGSRLVVHESVHDEVVERVVEQAESTPLGSGIDDDGRMGPTVSESQQQEVLDYIETGKEEGATVACGGGVPDDKDEGYFVEPTVFTDVTNDMTIAREEIFGPVLSVISFEDQEEAIEIANDSPYGLMAGIWTSDLTTAHTVADRLDYGMVTVNEYPVTQPQTPFGGFKESGLGREQGTEALHEYTQTKNVNINLE
- a CDS encoding acyl-CoA dehydrogenase family protein — its product is MSLIESALSDEHREVRDRAAAFAEEVVEPEAERIERTDEFPREVVEEAGERGLLGILLPEAYGGEGSDFLSYCLAVERIAQASGAVAETIQGQTFAALPVATYGTEAQKERYLEPMARGETVGAMLLTEPDAGSSPTELATVAEADDDGYLLSGEKSFGTNAGVADLHLVVARKRPAPEGGHGVSVFLAPGTDDAEGFSFDRKEYMGMRGHVTGDSTLDGVRVGDDALLGEVGQGFRIAMGTIDMARTGLGAIGVGIARAAFDEAVDYAGDREQGGQAVGEYQAVQVLVADMDARLDSARHLVYDSAKAIADGDGSTRKSSKAKYVASDAAEFVTRNAMQVHGGKGYRTDLPLERYYRDAKILSIIGGTTEIQKTTAASEALGL